The following are from one region of the Sulfurimicrobium lacus genome:
- a CDS encoding transposase yields MPRRPRIKLAGMPQHIVQRGINREPCFFAEEDYHSYLHWLERAAVDWHCVVHAYVLMTNHVHLLVSPETETGTAKLMQAIGRRYVQYINRSYRRTGSLWEGRYKSSVIQAETYLLTCMRYIELNPVRAGMVQDPGQYRWSSYRHNGLGQAQGQPLGHGRFSDKICAEAGIRRTQKRPGRPAGKTDQSRDTETQPDFGF; encoded by the coding sequence ATGCCTCGTCGCCCACGCATTAAATTAGCCGGAATGCCGCAGCATATTGTCCAGCGCGGAATCAATCGAGAGCCCTGCTTTTTCGCCGAGGAGGACTACCACAGTTATCTCCACTGGCTGGAAAGAGCGGCTGTCGATTGGCACTGTGTTGTCCACGCCTATGTCCTCATGACCAACCACGTCCACCTGCTGGTTTCACCAGAAACCGAGACAGGCACAGCCAAACTCATGCAAGCCATCGGGCGGCGCTACGTGCAATACATCAACCGCAGCTACCGCCGCACCGGAAGCCTATGGGAAGGGCGCTACAAATCCAGCGTGATCCAGGCCGAAACCTATCTGCTCACCTGCATGCGCTACATCGAACTTAATCCCGTCCGCGCCGGGATGGTTCAAGACCCCGGCCAATATCGCTGGAGCAGCTACCGACATAACGGGCTCGGACAGGCACAGGGGCAGCCGCTGGGTCATGGCCGTTTCAGCGACAAAATCTGTGCGGAAGCGGGGATCCGGCGTACCCAGAAGCGGCCAGGAAGACCTGCAGGTAAAACGGATCAATCCAGAGATACAGAAACACAACCTGATTTCGGATTTTGA